One Felis catus isolate Fca126 chromosome D2, F.catus_Fca126_mat1.0, whole genome shotgun sequence DNA window includes the following coding sequences:
- the DDIT4 gene encoding DNA damage-inducible transcript 4 protein, whose protein sequence is MPSLWDRFSSSSSSSSSSLSRTHTPDQPPRSAWGSAAREEGLGRCASLESSDCESLDSSNSGFGPEEDSAYLDGVSLPDFELLSDPEDEHLCANLMQLLQESLSQARLGSRRPARLLMPSQLVSQVGKELLRLAYSEPCGLRGALLDVCVEQGKSCHSVGQLALDPSLVPTFQLTLVLRLDSRLWPKIQGLFSSANSPFVPGFSQSLTLSTGFRVIKKKLYSSEQLLIEEC, encoded by the exons ATGCCTAGCCTTTGGGATCGCTTCTCatcgtcctcctcctcttcatcgtCGTCCTTGTCCCGAACTCACACCCCAGATCAGCCGCCGCGCTCAGCCTGGGGGTCGGCGGCCCGAGAAGAGGGTCTTGGTCGCTGCGCGAGCCTGGAGAGCTCGGACTGCGAGTCCCTGGACAGCAGCAACAGTGGCTTTGGGCCGGAGGAAG ACTCGGCATACCTGGATGGGGTGTCCCTGCCCGACTTCGAGCTGCTCAGCGACCCTGAGGATGAGCACTTGTGTGCCAACCTGATGCAGCTGCTGCAGGAGAGCCTGTCCCAGGCGCGGCTGGGCTCACGGCGCCCAGCGCGCCTGCTGATGCCCAGCCAGCTGGTGAGCCAGGTGGGCAAGGAACTACTGCGCCTGGCCTACAGCGAGCCGTGTGGCCTGCGGGGGGCGCTGCTGGACGTCTGCGTAGAGCAAGGCAAGAGCTGCCACAGCGTCGGCCAGCTGGCCCTCGACCCCAGCCTGGTGCCCACTTTCCAGCTGACCCTCGTGCTGCGCCTGGACTCACGCCTCTGGCCTAAGATCCAGGGGCTGTTCAGCTCTGCCAACTCTCCCTTCGTCCCCGGTTTCAGCCAGTCCCTGACGCTGAGCACGGGCTTCCGAGTCATCAAGAAAAAGCTGTATAGCTCCGAGCAGCTGCTCATTGAGGAGTGTTGA